The Syntrophorhabdaceae bacterium nucleotide sequence ACACCCTTTCCTCGCAGTATTCTTATCTTGAGAACATCTTTCTCATGAAGAACGCCGCGCCCGGACCCGCGTGGTTCCTTGAAGTGCTCCTTGTTTTCTCCCTGGCTTACGCGGTCTGGAGGGTCGCAGCCCGGTCGGGACGGCGGGGAAGGAACGAAGGTCTGCCCTTTCCGGCTAACGGCATGATCGTCCTCTTCATCATCATCCTTGCCGCCTTTACATTCGTGATGCGCATCTACCTTCCGTCGGAAAAGCAGATCTTTCACCTGCGTCTCGGAAATTACGCCGAATACGTGGCGTTTTTCTTCGTGGGCATCCTGGCATATCGGAACCAATGGATCGACAAACTCACCGATGCGGCAGGCAAGCAATGGACGGTCATCACCGTGACGGCCGTCTGCGTCTACATCTTTTTCATCGTTCAGGCCTGGAGCTCGGGGGAGAGCCTTTCCTTTCTGAGGGGCGGTCTTTCCCTGAAGGCCCTCGCCGCGACATACGTGGGCACCTTCATTGCGGTGGGCAGCTCCATCAGTCTTGTTTATCTCTTCAGGACATTCCTGAACGGGCAGCCGGGCGCCATAGGGCCAATGGCCCAGGACGCATACGCAGTCTTCATCTTCCACTCACCTATCATAGTCGCCGTTGCTTACCTCGCACAGGACATGGCCTTGGTCCATCCTTTCATAAAGTTCACGTCTGTCTTCATCATCGGAACGGTTCTTTGTTTTCTCATCTGCCATTACTTCATCAGGAAGATACCCTACGCAAAGAAGGTACTGTGACAAAGATCCTTCGCCTCGACACCGCGCTCGAGGGTCCAGGATAAATACATTTCAGGAGGTTCATATGACTACCGCTGTGGAGTATCTGAAGGTCAACCCTGTGTTTCACATTGCCACTGTTGACGGCATGAAGGCACGCGTCCGGCCTTTCGGTTTCAGCATGAAAAGGAACAACGCCCTATACTTCTGCACCAACAAGACCAAAGACGTATACAAGCAGCTGTCCC carries:
- a CDS encoding acyltransferase family protein is translated as MQAKADQTRASRSQPLKAVPRMFYLDNLRLSFTLLVILHHLCLTYAAHSGWYFYQYLYDPFTNLVLNILMGVGRTWVLACFFLISGYFTPGSLDRKGTRAFVKDRFIRIGIPLAIFALFIRPTMVYLLKWDTLSSQYSYLENIFLMKNAAPGPAWFLEVLLVFSLAYAVWRVAARSGRRGRNEGLPFPANGMIVLFIIILAAFTFVMRIYLPSEKQIFHLRLGNYAEYVAFFFVGILAYRNQWIDKLTDAAGKQWTVITVTAVCVYIFFIVQAWSSGESLSFLRGGLSLKALAATYVGTFIAVGSSISLVYLFRTFLNGQPGAIGPMAQDAYAVFIFHSPIIVAVAYLAQDMALVHPFIKFTSVFIIGTVLCFLICHYFIRKIPYAKKVL